The proteins below are encoded in one region of Eulemur rufifrons isolate Redbay chromosome 2, OSU_ERuf_1, whole genome shotgun sequence:
- the PEAK1 gene encoding inactive tyrosine-protein kinase PEAK1 isoform X2, translated as MSACNTFTEHVWKPGECKNCFQPKSLHQLPPDPEKAPITHGNVKTNANHSNNHRIRNTGNIRPPVAKKPTIAVKPTMMVADGQSVCGELSIQEHCENKPVIIGWNRNRTALSQKPLNNNNEDDVEGFSHVPKPYGNNDSAKKISNNNNGLTEVLKEIAGLDTTTQIRGNETNSRETFLGRINDCYKRSLERKLPPSCMLGGMKDTQGKHVILSGSTEVISNEGGRFCYPEFSSGEESEEDVLFSNMEEEHESWDESDEELLAMEIRMRGQPRFANFRANTLSPVRFSVDKKWNTVPLRNKSLQRICAVDYDDSYDEILNGYEENSVVSYGQGSIQSMVSSDSTSPDSSLTEESRSETASSLSQKICNGGISPSNPGDSKDMKEIEPNYESLSGNQEKDSSQASKSSVKVPETHKAVLALRLEEKDGKIAVQTEKQESKTSTDIAGQAVTINLVPVEEQAKPYRVVNLEQPLCKPYTVVDVSAAMASEHLEGPVNSPKTKSSSSTPNSPVTSPALIPGQASAHFQKSSAIRYQEVWTSSTSPRQKIPKVELITGRTGPNVPPRKNCHKSAPTSPTATNISSKTIPVKSPNLSEIKFNSYNNAGMPPFPIIIHDEPTYARSSKNAIKVPIVINPNAYDNLAIYKSFLGTSGELSVKEKTTSVISHTYEEIETESKVSDNTTSKPTECPQPKGVSNSTERKRGSVAQKVQEFNNCLNRGQSSPQRSYSSSHSSPAKMQRTTQEPTAKTEGVQESQMVGSGGGSGTREKASTVLSQIVASIQPPQSPPETPQSGPKVCSVEELYAIPPDADDAKGTLKSTPARPKSLFTSQSSGEAEAPQTIESPTTKVQKDPFTKPVTSPPSKLVTNLQSEPPPPFPPPRSTSSPYHASNLLQRHFTNWTKPTSPARSTEAESVLHSEGSRRAADAKPKRWISFKSFFRRRKTDEEDDKEKEREKGKLVGLDGTVIHMLPPPPVQRHHWFTEAKGESSEKPAIVFMYRCDPAQGQLNVDQSKAGADQTAVTEKGRTEDALLPDSEEKKKRHHSSPSQIPKKILR; from the exons atgtctgcttGTAACACCTTTACTGAACACGTTTGGAAACCTGGTGAATGCAAGAATTGCTTTCAACCTAAAAGCTTGCATCAGCTCCCCCCAGACCCCGAGAAGGCACCCATCACCCATGGCAATGTGAAAACTAATGCCAATCACAGTAACAACCACCGCATCCGGAACACCGGAAATATCCGGCCTCCTGTGGCTAAAAAACCCACTATAGCTGTGAAACCCACTATGATGGTGGCAGATGGACAAAGTGTATGTGGTGAGCTTAGCATCCAAGAACACTGTGAGAACAAACCTGTCATCATAGGGTGGAACCGAAACAGAACTGCTTTGAGTCAGAAACCACTCAACAATAATAATGAAGATGATGTTGAAGGATTTAGCCACGTTCCTAAGCCGTACGGCAATAATGATAGTGCAAAGAAGATATCAAATAACAATAATGGACTAACTGAAGTGTTAAAGGAGATAGCAGGTTTGGATACCACCACTCAGATAAGAGGAAATGAAACAAACTCCAGAGAAACATTCTTAGGAAGAATAAACGATTGCTATAAACGATCGCTGGAAAGAAAGCTTCCACCAAGTTGCATGCTAGGCGGCATGAAGGATACTCAGGGCAAGCATGTCATCCTGAGTGGGAGCACAGAAGTGATCAGTAATGAAGGGGGCCGGTTCTGTTACCCAGAGTTTTCCAGTGGCGAGGAGAGTGAAGAAGATGTACTTTTCAGTAACATGGAGGAGGAGCACGAGAGCTGGGATGAGAGTGATGAAGAGCTATTGGCCATGGAGATTCGCATGAGAGGGCAACCTCGCTTTGCCAACTTTAGGGCAAACACTTTGTCTCCTGTTCGATTCTCTGTGGACAAAAAATGGAATACTGTCCCCCTGCGAAATAAGTCTCTGCAGAGAATCTGTGCTGTAGACTATGACGACAGCTATGATGAAATACTGAATGGTTATGAGGAAAATTCTGTGGTCTCTTATGGACAAGGAAGCATTCAGAGCATGGTGTCATCTGACTCCACATCACCAGACTCTTCTCTAACAGAAGAATCACGTTCTGAGACAGCCAGTAGTTTATCCCAGAAGATTTGTAATGGGGGGATATCTCCTAGCAACCCAGGAGATTCTAAGGACATGAAGGAAATTGAGCCCAATTATGAAAGTCTCTCTGGTAATCAGGAGAAGGACTCATCACAAGCTTCCAAAAGCTCAGTAAAAGTTCCAGAGACACACAAAGCCGTCCTTGCTCTCCGATTAGAAGAGAAAGATGGCAAGATTGCTGTACAAACTGAGAAGCAAGAAAGTAAAACCTCTACAGATATTGCTGGGCAAGCAGTAACCATAAACCTCGTCCCTGTGGAAGAACAAGCAAAGCCCTACCGAGTTGTGAATCTGGAACAGCCATTGTGCAAGCCGTATACCGTCGTGGATGTGTCGGCAGCCATGGCCAGTGAGCACCTTGAGGGCCCTGTTAACAGCCCCAAGACGAAAAGCTCATCTTCTACTCCGAACTCTCCAGTGACATCACCTGCATTGATACCAGGACAAGCAAGTGCCCATTTCCAAAAATCCAGTGCAATCCGATACCAGGAAGTATGGACTTCCAGCACCAGTCCACGACAAAAGATACCTAAAGTGGAATTAATTACTGGTAGAACTGGACCAAATGTCCCTCCAAGGAAAAACTGTCACAAATCAGCACCTACTTCACCCACAGCTACCAACATTTCCTCCAAAACCATCCCCGTTAAGTCCCCTAATTTGTCTGAGATAAAATTTAATAGTTACAACAATGCTGGTATGCCACCTTTCCCAATTATCATTCATGATGAGCCAACTTATGCTCGAAGTTCCAAAAATGCTATCAAAGTTCCCATTGTTATCAATCCAAATGCATATGACAATCTAGCCATCTACAAAAGTTTTCTGGGAACAAGTGGAGAGCTCTCGGTGAAGGAAAAAACCACAAGTGTCATAAGCCATAcctatgaagaaatagaaactgaAAGCAAAGTGTCTGATAACACCACTAGCAAACCCACTGAATGTCCCCAACCTAAAGGGGTTTCAAACAGCACAGAGCGTAAAAGGGGCTCAGTGGCTCAGAAGGTTCAGGAGTTTAACAACTGTCTCAACAGAGGTCAGTCTTCACCACAGAGAAGCTATAGTTCCAGCCACAGCTCCCCAGCAAAGATGCAGAGAACCACTCAGGAGCCTACGGCCAAAACGGAAGGCGTTCAGGAGTCTCAGATGGTGGGCAGCGGTGGCGGCAGCGGCACGAGGGAGAAAGCAAGCACAGTGCTTTCTCAGATCGTGGCTTCCATCCAGCCGCCACAGTCTCCTCCAGAAACCCCTCAGTCTGGCCCTAAAGTTTGCAGTGTGGAAGAGCTCTACGCCATTCCTCCAGATGCCGATGATGCTAAGGGCACACTGAAGAGTACACCAGCCCGGCCCAAATCTCTCTTTACATCTCAGTCTAGTGGTGAAGCTGAAGCACCTCAGACCATAGAAAGTCCTACCACCAAAGTACAGAAAGATCCATTCACAAAGCCAgtcacctcccctccctccaagTTAGTGACTAACCTCCAAAGTGAGCCACCACCTCCTTTTCCCCCACCACGCTCTACTTCCTCTCCGTACCATGCAAGTAACCTTTTGCAGAGGCATTTCACCAACTGGACCAAGCCAACCAGCCCTGCCAGATCAACAGAAGCCGAATCAGTTTTGCATTCTGAAGGTAGCAGGCGGGCAGCCGATGCAAAGCCCAAGCGCTGGATATCCTTTAAAAGCTTCTTCCGCCGCCGGAAAACGGATGAAGAGGATGACAAAGAAAAGGAGCGAGAGAAAGGAAAACTGGTGGGCCTGGATGGCACAGTCATCCAcatgctgcctcctcctccagttCAGCGGCATCACTGGTTCACAGAGGCAAAAGGAGAGTCCAGTGAGAAACCAGCCATTGTCTTCATGTACAGGTGTGACCCTGCCCAAGGCCAGCTCAACGTGGATCAGAGCAAGGCTGGGGCAGACCAGACAGCAGTCACGGAGAAGGGTAGGACAGAGGATGCGTTACTGCCGGACtcagaggagaagaagaaaaggcatcATTCTTCTCCATCACAGATTCCTAAAAAAATTCTCAG atga